Proteins from a genomic interval of Halostella salina:
- a CDS encoding NADH-ubiquinone oxidoreductase-F iron-sulfur binding region domain-containing protein, with amino-acid sequence MTHTITGETPVVRIADSGPTEALRETVPNTDTTVAAVGSTGVPAVEPLVLATRDGATAVHTNCTPERVEAVVTRLTDDSADVADDADAVVEHDADRATLPSLGLPGLDGDQRRTLGACGWRRPTHPADHEAAGGFAETDPEAARDAASDLHGRGWGDWCQDTPVAAAWETAREADGDPSVVVNGHGNPVDALLLASAPFEVLDGARATADAVGSDQVVVYASSADERAVETVREAAANYPEPSPAVDVVAGPPEYRAAEPTMALEAIEGNHRLEARLRPPGPDETGLHGRPTLVHTPRTLAHLAVALREGGSAGTRAVTVRGDVAAPATVELPETATLGDAADAVDVDGEVKAACVGGRFGGITRSLDAALSPDALAEAGLGTEGVVELLAEDRCLVEFVGKRAQFAADENCGRCVPCREGTAQLANKLRAVYDRSYDPEGIAELVGVMESSSICTFGVDAGRPARTAMQAFESEFEAHARGQCPAGSCLDAAEEVTP; translated from the coding sequence ATGACACACACCATAACGGGAGAGACCCCGGTCGTTCGGATCGCCGACAGCGGTCCGACGGAGGCGCTACGTGAGACCGTACCGAACACGGACACAACGGTCGCGGCGGTCGGGTCGACCGGCGTCCCGGCGGTCGAGCCGCTCGTGCTGGCGACACGGGACGGAGCGACGGCCGTCCACACGAACTGCACGCCCGAGCGTGTCGAGGCGGTCGTCACCCGACTCACCGACGACTCGGCCGACGTCGCCGACGACGCCGACGCGGTCGTCGAACACGACGCCGACCGGGCGACGCTCCCGTCGCTCGGCCTGCCGGGGCTGGACGGTGACCAGCGGCGGACGCTCGGCGCGTGCGGGTGGCGACGGCCGACGCACCCCGCGGACCACGAGGCCGCCGGCGGGTTCGCCGAGACCGACCCGGAAGCCGCTCGCGACGCCGCCTCGGACCTCCACGGCAGGGGCTGGGGGGACTGGTGTCAGGACACGCCGGTCGCGGCGGCGTGGGAGACCGCCCGCGAGGCGGACGGCGACCCGAGCGTGGTCGTCAACGGCCACGGCAACCCGGTCGACGCGCTCCTGCTCGCCAGCGCGCCGTTCGAGGTGCTCGACGGCGCGCGGGCAACGGCCGACGCCGTCGGGAGCGATCAGGTCGTCGTATACGCATCGAGCGCGGACGAGCGCGCGGTCGAGACCGTCCGCGAGGCCGCCGCGAACTACCCGGAGCCGTCGCCCGCGGTCGACGTGGTCGCCGGGCCGCCGGAGTACCGGGCGGCCGAGCCGACGATGGCGCTCGAAGCGATCGAGGGGAACCACCGGCTCGAAGCCCGGCTCCGGCCCCCCGGACCCGACGAGACGGGGCTGCACGGCCGGCCGACGCTGGTCCACACGCCGCGGACGCTGGCCCACCTCGCGGTCGCGCTCCGCGAGGGCGGCTCCGCGGGCACGCGTGCGGTCACGGTACGCGGCGACGTGGCCGCGCCCGCGACGGTCGAACTGCCCGAGACTGCGACGCTCGGCGACGCGGCCGACGCCGTCGACGTCGACGGCGAGGTCAAGGCCGCCTGCGTCGGCGGGCGGTTCGGCGGGATCACGCGATCGCTCGACGCGGCGCTCTCGCCCGACGCCCTCGCCGAGGCGGGCCTCGGCACGGAGGGGGTCGTCGAACTGCTCGCCGAGGACCGCTGCCTCGTCGAGTTCGTCGGGAAGCGCGCGCAGTTCGCGGCCGACGAGAACTGCGGGCGCTGTGTCCCCTGCCGCGAGGGGACGGCCCAGCTGGCGAACAAGCTCCGGGCCGTGTACGACCGGAGCTACGACCCGGAGGGGATCGCGGAGCTGGTCGGCGTGATGGAGTCGTCGAGTATCTGTACGTTCGGCGTCGACGCCGGCCGGCCGGCTCGCACCGCGATGCAGGCGTTCGAATCGGAGTTCGAGGCACACGCCCGCGGGCAGTGCCCGGCGGGGAGCTGTCTCGACGCGGCGGAGGAGGTGACACCATGA
- a CDS encoding phosphate signaling complex PhoU family protein, with product MTSSTDESPVTRKVQLAGSSTFTVSLPKEWATAHGLETGREVNLYPSDDGSLVVRVGPREEDGGERVVPGDDLSPTNLTRTVRQLYAAGEDRFRVVADETDELDADQCRALTDAGTDLTGLEVDDRSTDEVGFRNVLNPSKVSLSQTVLNLQHVALSMHRDAVRAVTDADADLATAVLDGPGVDRQFLLVARQFERALDGFDRPDASEGPRPVAFDHYAAANHLRRVADNAERIARVAFDLDDPIDDDTAATLDDRARTAERLVEDAVGIAVDEDPSADRQRAYEVLAEHDRFEGAVDPLADADRSDNPAAVALVSETLLRTAAAGSALAERAVRAAARSD from the coding sequence GTGACCAGTTCCACCGACGAGTCGCCGGTCACGCGAAAGGTCCAGCTCGCCGGCAGTTCGACGTTCACCGTGTCGCTCCCGAAGGAGTGGGCGACGGCTCACGGGCTGGAGACGGGGCGGGAGGTGAACCTCTACCCGAGCGACGACGGGTCGCTCGTCGTCCGCGTCGGGCCGCGGGAGGAGGACGGCGGCGAGCGCGTCGTCCCCGGGGACGACCTGTCCCCGACGAACCTGACCCGGACGGTCCGGCAACTGTACGCCGCGGGCGAGGACCGCTTCCGGGTCGTCGCGGACGAGACCGACGAACTCGACGCCGACCAGTGCCGGGCGCTGACGGACGCCGGCACGGACCTGACCGGGCTGGAGGTCGACGACAGATCGACCGACGAGGTCGGGTTCCGGAACGTCCTCAACCCGTCGAAGGTGTCGCTCTCCCAGACCGTGCTGAACCTCCAGCACGTCGCCCTGTCGATGCACCGGGACGCGGTCCGGGCGGTGACCGACGCGGACGCCGACCTCGCCACCGCCGTCCTGGACGGCCCCGGCGTGGACCGGCAGTTCCTGCTCGTCGCCCGGCAGTTCGAGCGCGCGCTGGACGGGTTCGACCGCCCGGACGCCAGCGAGGGCCCCCGGCCGGTCGCGTTCGACCACTACGCCGCCGCGAACCACCTGCGGCGCGTGGCGGACAACGCCGAGCGGATCGCCAGGGTCGCGTTCGATCTGGACGACCCGATCGACGACGACACCGCGGCGACGCTCGACGACCGGGCGCGGACGGCCGAACGGCTCGTCGAGGACGCCGTCGGCATCGCAGTCGACGAGGACCCGTCGGCGGACCGGCAGCGGGCGTACGAGGTGCTCGCCGAACACGACCGGTTCGAGGGAGCCGTCGACCCGCTGGCCGACGCCGACAGGAGCGACAACCCGGCCGCGGTCGCACTCGTCTCCGAGACGCTCCTGCGGACGGCGGCGGCCGGGAGCGCGCTCGCGGAGCGGGCCGTCCGCGCGGCTGCCCGGAGCGACTGA
- the pstA gene encoding phosphate ABC transporter permease PstA, with amino-acid sequence MSDRQAHATPLASSGTTTLERISGVVAGLGVVCVALTATTWLRETTEAQSFAGVAFFDWLAVLSAAVGLGVVAVGVGSWTGAFETTPDERAGTLTGVGFGLIAFVAAGLVVSQTLGFGATWQWGGAALFAALVVGGAVVVAPEDLGTAIPVGILGVGVAWVIASGTIDAAWTWSPVGFDVTFPGYLVAPGLVGITGLVGAWASARAYDGFGSRGRQTGAFVLIGLCAALMLAILGILIAFIVRQGFEPATRGFEVGIGPATIPILSDLYPFADEVFIPFIDVDWPFVENGYSFRPDVINGVFPAVMGTFYVVAGAVVLGVPLAVAAAVFLTEYAEQGRFVQVVEVATNGLWSTPSVVFGLFGYAFLVPRLGNQFSLLAGMITLGFMLIPLVLITSREAILAVPDEYRDASAALGVSQWETIKSVVLPAAMPGVMTGVILGVGRIAGETAPILLVMAGGLRDPAPDVLGSFQFSASPPFVTNPELLQAAPNLPYQLYAAITAGVTGENAQAFGWATAFVLLLVVLSFYAVGIGTRIYFRRQLQQ; translated from the coding sequence ATGAGCGACCGGCAGGCACACGCGACGCCGCTTGCCTCCTCCGGGACCACCACGCTGGAACGGATTTCGGGGGTGGTCGCCGGTCTCGGCGTCGTCTGCGTGGCGCTCACCGCGACCACCTGGCTGCGCGAGACGACCGAAGCGCAGTCGTTCGCCGGAGTCGCCTTCTTCGACTGGCTCGCCGTGCTGTCGGCGGCGGTCGGGCTGGGCGTCGTCGCGGTCGGCGTCGGCTCCTGGACCGGCGCGTTCGAGACGACACCCGACGAGCGCGCCGGGACGCTGACCGGCGTCGGCTTCGGCCTGATCGCCTTCGTCGCCGCCGGACTGGTCGTCTCGCAGACGCTCGGGTTCGGCGCGACGTGGCAGTGGGGCGGCGCAGCGCTGTTCGCCGCCCTCGTGGTCGGGGGCGCGGTCGTCGTCGCGCCCGAGGACCTCGGGACGGCGATACCGGTCGGCATCCTCGGCGTCGGCGTCGCCTGGGTCATCGCCAGCGGGACGATAGACGCGGCCTGGACGTGGTCGCCGGTCGGGTTCGACGTGACGTTCCCCGGCTACCTCGTCGCGCCGGGACTGGTCGGGATAACCGGCCTCGTCGGTGCCTGGGCGTCGGCCCGGGCGTACGACGGGTTCGGGAGCCGCGGCCGGCAGACCGGGGCGTTCGTGCTCATCGGGCTCTGTGCCGCGCTGATGCTCGCGATCCTCGGCATCCTCATCGCCTTCATCGTCCGGCAGGGGTTCGAGCCCGCGACCCGCGGGTTCGAGGTGGGCATCGGCCCGGCGACGATCCCGATCCTGAGCGACCTGTACCCCTTCGCCGACGAGGTGTTCATCCCCTTCATCGACGTGGACTGGCCGTTCGTCGAGAACGGCTACTCGTTCCGACCGGACGTGATAAACGGCGTGTTCCCGGCCGTGATGGGGACGTTCTACGTGGTCGCGGGCGCGGTGGTCCTCGGCGTACCGCTGGCCGTCGCCGCGGCCGTCTTCCTCACGGAGTACGCCGAGCAGGGCCGGTTCGTCCAGGTCGTCGAGGTGGCGACCAACGGGCTGTGGTCGACGCCGAGCGTCGTGTTCGGCCTGTTCGGCTACGCCTTCCTCGTCCCGCGACTCGGCAACCAGTTCTCGCTGCTGGCGGGGATGATCACGCTCGGGTTCATGCTCATCCCGCTGGTGCTCATCACCAGTCGAGAGGCGATCCTGGCGGTCCCCGACGAGTACCGCGACGCCAGCGCCGCGCTCGGCGTCAGCCAGTGGGAGACGATAAAGAGCGTCGTCCTGCCCGCGGCGATGCCGGGCGTGATGACCGGCGTCATCCTCGGCGTCGGCCGGATCGCCGGCGAGACGGCACCGATCCTGCTGGTGATGGCCGGCGGCCTGCGCGACCCGGCCCCGGACGTGCTCGGGTCGTTCCAGTTCTCGGCGTCGCCGCCGTTCGTCACCAATCCCGAACTGCTTCAGGCTGCGCCGAACCTCCCCTACCAGCTCTACGCCGCCATCACGGCGGGCGTGACCGGCGAGAACGCGCAGGCGTTCGGCTGGGCGACGGCCTTCGTCCTGCTGCTCGTCGTCCTGTCGTTCTACGCGGTCGGCATCGGCACGCGGATCTACTTCCGGAGGCAACTACAGCAATGA
- a CDS encoding 2Fe-2S iron-sulfur cluster-binding protein, translating into MSSEHTDGADVPPLTEGIAPGTADDPEIGGDEAAVVTVDGIEVSLDAGDTLIDAVEAVETDDYVPALCNYDRQEIGPRSECRTCMVETDEHGVVPACSFPAEDGMTISTDASAAAEARDVNLDLVLSDHNLRCTTCGKNGRCELQDAAIEQEVEEPRYGVLDDRDEYEPIDDSSSFIQIDRNKCILCNRCVEACNDVQVEGVLRMEGSGQDTRIGFQNDAETMEDSTCVSCGHCVTVCPTGSLVEKGIEDATTIPLPGFTQKNSVGKTYENSGETKGPMTAKKRPENRDTTEDAQPDGGEPVAATDGETPGGRTASDDETNPGGVWSDDGGEWP; encoded by the coding sequence ATGAGTTCGGAACACACTGACGGGGCGGACGTACCGCCGCTGACGGAGGGGATCGCACCGGGGACAGCGGACGACCCGGAGATCGGGGGCGACGAAGCGGCCGTCGTGACGGTCGACGGGATCGAGGTGTCGCTCGACGCGGGCGACACGCTGATCGACGCCGTCGAGGCCGTCGAGACTGACGACTACGTGCCCGCGCTGTGTAACTACGACCGGCAGGAGATCGGCCCGCGGAGCGAGTGCCGGACCTGCATGGTCGAGACCGACGAGCACGGCGTCGTCCCGGCCTGTAGCTTCCCGGCAGAGGACGGGATGACGATCAGCACCGACGCCAGCGCCGCGGCGGAGGCGCGCGACGTGAACCTGGACCTGGTCCTCTCGGACCACAACCTGCGGTGTACGACCTGCGGGAAGAACGGCCGCTGCGAACTGCAGGACGCCGCCATCGAGCAGGAGGTCGAGGAGCCGCGGTACGGCGTGCTGGACGACCGCGACGAGTACGAACCGATCGACGACTCCTCGTCGTTCATTCAGATCGACCGCAACAAGTGCATCCTCTGTAACCGCTGCGTCGAGGCGTGCAACGACGTGCAGGTCGAGGGCGTCCTCCGGATGGAGGGGTCCGGTCAGGACACTCGCATCGGTTTCCAGAACGACGCCGAGACGATGGAGGACTCCACCTGCGTCTCCTGTGGCCACTGCGTCACGGTCTGTCCGACCGGCTCGCTGGTCGAGAAGGGGATCGAGGACGCGACGACCATCCCGCTGCCGGGGTTCACCCAGAAGAACAGCGTCGGCAAGACCTACGAGAACTCCGGGGAGACGAAAGGTCCGATGACCGCAAAGAAACGTCCCGAAAACCGGGATACGACCGAGGACGCACAGCCTGACGGGGGCGAACCGGTCGCGGCGACCGACGGCGAAACTCCGGGCGGCCGAACGGCCTCGGACGACGAGACCAACCCCGGTGGCGTCTGGAGCGACGACGGGGGTGAGTGGCCGTGA
- a CDS encoding PGF-CTERM-anchored ABC transporter substrate-binding protein codes for MARDGVRSMVALLVVAASVVALATPAAAGAAVAAPTGTDAPASVDGAAAAQEDCSFPVTLTDAKGHEITLEERPESVVTLQPSAAQTMWEIGAQGQVTGLPISQYTDYLEGREGKTDISQDDGVSVSIETTVATQADLVLAPNSTRDSTISQLREVGMPVYEFRMAESIEDIYEKTNTTGRLTGNCEGAAEAVSEMRTDIEVVQAAVSGEERGTVYYQMTGGFTAGEGTFINRIIELGGGENIAVGANVTGYDQLSNEIIVAQDPEWILVQEQYGLQGTEALSETTAVQEDQIIEVNANYLNQPGPRVVIPISQVAQSIHPEAYAEANASVRGDAGMESGTTAADGGSDGESDSDSGGDGDDTTESSDSGGQPGMGIGAAVAALVATLALLARR; via the coding sequence ATGGCACGAGACGGAGTTCGATCGATGGTCGCACTGCTAGTCGTCGCGGCAAGCGTCGTCGCCCTCGCCACGCCGGCGGCCGCCGGCGCGGCGGTTGCCGCGCCGACGGGGACCGACGCGCCCGCGAGCGTCGACGGTGCCGCGGCCGCACAGGAGGACTGTTCGTTCCCAGTCACGCTGACCGACGCGAAGGGACACGAGATCACGCTGGAGGAACGGCCCGAGTCGGTCGTGACGCTCCAGCCCAGCGCCGCCCAGACGATGTGGGAGATCGGCGCACAGGGGCAGGTGACCGGCCTGCCGATCAGCCAGTACACCGACTACCTCGAGGGCCGCGAGGGCAAGACCGACATCAGCCAGGACGACGGCGTCTCCGTCAGCATCGAGACGACCGTCGCCACGCAGGCGGACCTCGTCCTCGCGCCCAACAGCACGCGCGACTCGACGATCAGCCAGCTCCGCGAGGTCGGGATGCCGGTGTACGAGTTCCGCATGGCGGAGTCGATCGAGGACATCTACGAGAAGACCAACACCACCGGTCGCCTCACCGGTAACTGCGAGGGCGCGGCCGAGGCGGTGAGCGAGATGCGGACCGACATCGAAGTCGTGCAGGCGGCCGTCAGCGGCGAGGAGCGCGGCACGGTGTACTACCAGATGACCGGCGGCTTCACCGCTGGCGAGGGGACGTTCATCAACCGCATCATCGAACTCGGCGGCGGCGAGAACATCGCCGTCGGGGCCAACGTCACCGGCTACGACCAGCTCTCGAACGAGATCATCGTCGCGCAGGACCCCGAGTGGATACTCGTTCAGGAGCAGTACGGACTCCAGGGGACCGAGGCGCTGTCCGAGACGACCGCGGTGCAGGAAGACCAGATCATCGAGGTGAACGCCAACTACCTCAACCAGCCGGGACCGCGCGTCGTGATCCCGATCAGTCAGGTCGCGCAGTCGATCCACCCCGAGGCGTACGCCGAGGCGAACGCGAGCGTCCGCGGCGACGCCGGGATGGAGTCCGGCACGACGGCCGCCGACGGCGGGTCGGACGGCGAGTCGGATAGCGACTCCGGCGGCGACGGCGACGACACCACCGAAAGCTCGGACAGCGGCGGCCAGCCCGGCATGGGCATCGGGGCCGCCGTCGCCGCACTGGTAGCGACGCTCGCCCTGCTGGCCCGTCGCTGA
- the pstC gene encoding phosphate ABC transporter permease subunit PstC, with protein sequence MSNTTLVSDTNEGVNAGAGLTLAAGVGCLVATFVGFVTGAELTAVPAIGFLAVTAYGWYEHQAATARGLTLLATVSTVLILSLITFYLFAEAFPVFRAMGIRIVAFDDPLTLFGVTLIPPVESYWDTSAHVYSLTPMIWGTLTTTLIAMCVAAPLGIAGALFISEIAPDAVREVVKPAIEILAGIPSIVYGYLGFVTLNSYMMQNLGLPSFGSLFLVGLMIGLMALPTVVSVAEDALSTVPDPMKDGSLAMGVTDWQTMKSITIPAGFSGVSAAVLLGVGRAIGETMAATVIIGHNQELPEPLYNVFGNTETLTSLIASQYGNADGTHLQALFAAGVVLFITVLVISIASQRIEERMERKLRGER encoded by the coding sequence ATGTCAAATACGACATTAGTATCCGACACGAACGAGGGCGTGAACGCCGGGGCCGGGCTGACGCTCGCGGCGGGAGTAGGGTGCCTCGTCGCGACCTTCGTCGGCTTCGTCACGGGTGCCGAGCTAACGGCCGTGCCGGCGATCGGGTTTCTGGCCGTGACCGCGTATGGGTGGTACGAACATCAGGCTGCAACGGCGCGGGGCCTGACGCTTCTGGCGACCGTCTCGACGGTACTGATACTCTCGCTTATCACGTTCTACCTCTTCGCCGAGGCGTTCCCGGTCTTCCGGGCGATGGGGATCCGGATCGTCGCCTTCGACGACCCGCTGACGCTGTTCGGCGTGACGCTGATCCCGCCCGTCGAGTCGTACTGGGACACGAGCGCACACGTCTACTCGCTGACGCCGATGATCTGGGGAACGCTGACCACGACGCTGATCGCGATGTGCGTGGCCGCCCCGCTCGGCATCGCCGGCGCGCTGTTCATCAGTGAGATCGCGCCGGACGCCGTCCGGGAGGTCGTCAAGCCCGCGATCGAGATCCTGGCGGGTATCCCCTCCATCGTCTACGGCTACCTCGGCTTCGTGACGCTGAACAGCTACATGATGCAGAACCTCGGGCTGCCGTCGTTCGGGAGCCTGTTCCTGGTCGGGCTGATGATCGGGCTGATGGCGCTGCCGACGGTCGTCTCCGTCGCCGAGGACGCGCTGTCGACCGTCCCCGACCCGATGAAGGACGGGTCGCTGGCGATGGGCGTCACCGACTGGCAGACGATGAAAAGCATCACCATCCCCGCCGGCTTCTCCGGCGTGTCGGCCGCGGTGCTGCTCGGGGTCGGCCGGGCCATCGGCGAGACGATGGCCGCGACGGTGATCATCGGCCACAATCAGGAACTGCCCGAACCGCTGTACAACGTCTTTGGCAACACGGAGACGCTGACGAGCCTCATCGCCAGCCAGTACGGCAACGCCGACGGCACGCACCTGCAGGCGCTGTTCGCTGCCGGGGTGGTGCTGTTCATCACCGTGCTCGTCATCAGCATCGCCTCCCAGCGGATCGAGGAGCGCATGGAGCGGAAGCTCCGGGGTGAACGATGA
- the btuC gene encoding vitamin B12 ABC transporter permease BtuC: MRTGARTAVWTAALTALLGVVVVVSAAIGPVPLDHVVVAKAAANAIAVPASLGVTVSWAALPVLPVSVPVPGLDVSYVHPFSFAVPETSQRIVGQLRLPRIALGAVVGFALGAAGTVMQGFFRNPMADPSIIGVSSGAAVGAVAAIAVPGVLPVGPRTAAFSGALATAFLVYAIATEGGRTPVATLLLAGVAVQTFLGAVISYLLVMSGEQLREAVYWLMGNLRASTWGEVEFALPVALLGFLVLLAFARDLNVLLLGETDATHLGVEVERTKRLLLALASVVTAASVAVAGVVGFVGLIVPHMMRLVVGPDHRILLPTSALAGASFLVATDTLARSGPAEVPVGIVTAALGAPFFLFLLRRREVTAL, from the coding sequence ATGCGAACCGGCGCTCGGACGGCCGTCTGGACCGCCGCCCTCACCGCGCTACTCGGGGTTGTCGTGGTGGTGAGCGCCGCTATCGGGCCGGTGCCGCTCGACCACGTCGTCGTGGCGAAGGCGGCGGCGAATGCGATAGCCGTGCCCGCCTCGCTCGGCGTGACAGTCTCGTGGGCCGCCCTCCCCGTCCTGCCGGTGTCGGTCCCGGTGCCGGGACTCGACGTGAGCTACGTCCACCCGTTCTCGTTCGCGGTGCCCGAGACGTCCCAGCGGATCGTCGGCCAGTTGCGGCTGCCGCGGATCGCCCTCGGCGCGGTCGTCGGCTTCGCGCTCGGCGCGGCCGGCACGGTGATGCAGGGCTTCTTCCGGAACCCGATGGCCGACCCGTCGATCATCGGCGTCTCCTCGGGCGCGGCCGTCGGCGCGGTCGCCGCCATCGCCGTGCCCGGCGTTCTCCCCGTCGGTCCCCGCACCGCGGCGTTCTCCGGCGCGCTGGCGACCGCCTTCCTCGTGTACGCCATCGCCACCGAGGGCGGGCGCACGCCGGTGGCGACGCTGCTGCTCGCCGGCGTCGCGGTCCAGACGTTCCTCGGCGCGGTCATCTCCTACCTGCTCGTCATGAGCGGCGAACAGCTCCGCGAGGCGGTGTACTGGCTGATGGGCAACCTGCGCGCGTCGACGTGGGGCGAGGTCGAGTTCGCCCTGCCCGTCGCCCTGCTCGGCTTCCTCGTCCTGCTCGCCTTCGCGCGGGACCTCAACGTCCTCCTGCTCGGGGAGACCGACGCCACCCACCTCGGCGTCGAGGTCGAGCGCACGAAGCGCCTGCTGCTCGCGCTGGCGAGCGTCGTCACCGCCGCGTCGGTCGCCGTCGCCGGCGTCGTCGGCTTCGTCGGGCTCATCGTCCCCCACATGATGCGGCTGGTCGTCGGCCCGGACCACCGCATCCTGCTCCCGACGAGCGCGCTCGCCGGGGCGTCCTTCCTCGTCGCCACCGACACCCTCGCCCGCTCCGGCCCGGCCGAGGTGCCGGTCGGCATCGTCACCGCGGCGCTGGGCGCGCCCTTCTTCCTCTTCCTGCTCCGCCGCCGGGAGGTGACCGCGTTGTGA
- a CDS encoding PstS family phosphate ABC transporter substrate-binding protein: MTPDSARPVDSVSRRKLLLASGSAAAVGLAGCTSSSDDGNSTDGDGGGGGGNGNSGGGGSSNVQPLTADGSSTVYPITSRGGSLWNGNAPADDGEYWGSTEENTVPGWEEIQTDKNMADYWAGLYGFEPSGEEGTPPFFVSVGLNHTGVGLNKLENGQVDIGDASAPVSAEFPDRSESELEPFTDHVVGVDAQPIVVSREIYDAGVTELTLTEVQDIYQGRITNWSELGGPNREIQAVGRAEGSGTDTSFRANVLGDPDASMSGTDVRRGQNQQVQTLVANSNNAIAYIALAFLQPDGAVPPVSLTIEGTTYTYGENLGTLDYPLSRALHCYTWDGTSDKEAAFINMLLSKYGQAMFVETADYLPLEEEFRQEQIDKLPDPSN; the protein is encoded by the coding sequence ATGACGCCCGACTCAGCGCGTCCGGTCGACTCGGTATCACGGCGGAAACTCCTGCTGGCGTCCGGTTCGGCGGCGGCGGTCGGACTCGCCGGCTGTACGAGCAGCAGCGACGACGGGAACAGCACCGACGGCGACGGTGGCGGCGGTGGCGGGAACGGGAACAGCGGTGGCGGCGGGTCATCGAACGTCCAGCCGCTGACGGCCGACGGCTCCTCGACGGTGTACCCGATCACGAGCCGCGGCGGCTCGCTATGGAACGGGAACGCCCCGGCTGACGACGGCGAGTACTGGGGCAGTACCGAGGAGAACACGGTCCCCGGATGGGAGGAGATCCAGACCGACAAGAACATGGCCGACTACTGGGCGGGCCTGTATGGCTTCGAGCCCAGCGGCGAGGAAGGGACGCCGCCGTTCTTCGTCAGCGTCGGCCTCAACCACACCGGCGTCGGCCTGAACAAGCTGGAGAACGGCCAGGTCGACATCGGCGACGCGTCCGCGCCCGTCTCAGCCGAGTTCCCGGACCGCAGCGAGTCCGAACTGGAGCCGTTCACGGACCACGTCGTCGGCGTCGACGCCCAGCCGATCGTCGTCTCCCGCGAGATCTACGACGCCGGCGTCACCGAACTGACGCTGACGGAAGTGCAGGACATCTACCAGGGTCGGATCACCAACTGGTCCGAACTGGGCGGTCCGAACCGCGAGATCCAGGCGGTCGGCCGCGCCGAGGGCTCCGGAACGGACACCTCGTTCCGCGCGAACGTCCTCGGTGACCCCGACGCGAGCATGTCGGGCACCGACGTCCGCCGCGGGCAGAACCAGCAGGTCCAGACGCTGGTCGCAAACTCCAACAACGCGATCGCGTACATCGCGCTCGCCTTCCTCCAGCCCGACGGCGCGGTGCCGCCGGTCTCCCTGACGATCGAGGGCACGACGTACACCTACGGCGAGAACCTCGGAACGCTCGACTACCCGCTCTCGCGCGCGCTGCACTGCTACACGTGGGATGGAACCTCCGACAAGGAGGCCGCGTTCATCAACATGCTCCTCAGCAAGTACGGGCAGGCGATGTTCGTCGAGACGGCGGACTACCTCCCACTGGAGGAGGAGTTCCGGCAGGAGCAGATCGACAAGCTCCCTGACCCGTCGAACTGA
- the pstB gene encoding phosphate ABC transporter ATP-binding protein PstB → MSQNVSPTKRTQEDSTTTGETEEAVREEWREYEFEGEPQLSVSDLDVYYGDDHALQSVSMDIPEESVTALIGPSGCGKSTFLRCLNRMNDRIKTASVDGSVELDGEEIYQSGINLVELRKRVGMVFQAPNPFPKSIRDNVSYGPRKHGEIDRGLVARLLGEDDRELEEQIVEDSLRRAALWDEVKDRLDDNAVGLSGGQQQRLCIARCLATDPEVILMDEPASALDPIATAKIEDLIEDLAEEYTVVVVTHNMQQASRISDQTAVFLTGGQLVEYGDTDQIFEDPRSQRVEDYITGKFG, encoded by the coding sequence ATGAGTCAGAACGTATCACCCACGAAGCGGACGCAGGAGGACAGCACGACGACCGGCGAGACCGAGGAGGCGGTCCGCGAGGAGTGGCGCGAGTACGAGTTCGAGGGCGAGCCACAGCTCTCGGTCTCCGACCTCGACGTGTATTACGGCGACGATCACGCGCTCCAGAGCGTTTCGATGGACATCCCCGAGGAGAGCGTCACCGCGCTCATCGGGCCGTCCGGCTGCGGGAAGTCGACGTTCCTGCGGTGTCTCAACCGGATGAACGACCGGATCAAGACGGCGAGCGTCGACGGCTCGGTCGAGCTCGACGGCGAGGAGATCTACCAGTCGGGCATCAACCTCGTCGAGCTGCGCAAGCGCGTCGGCATGGTGTTTCAGGCGCCGAACCCGTTCCCGAAGTCGATCCGCGACAACGTCTCCTACGGCCCGCGCAAGCACGGCGAGATCGACCGCGGTCTCGTCGCGCGCCTGCTGGGCGAGGACGACAGGGAACTGGAAGAGCAGATCGTCGAGGACTCACTCCGCCGCGCCGCGCTGTGGGACGAGGTCAAGGACCGGCTCGACGACAACGCAGTCGGCCTCTCCGGCGGGCAGCAGCAGCGGCTCTGCATCGCCCGCTGTCTCGCGACCGACCCCGAGGTCATCCTGATGGACGAGCCGGCGTCGGCGCTTGACCCCATCGCGACCGCGAAGATCGAGGACCTCATCGAGGACCTGGCCGAGGAGTACACCGTCGTCGTCGTCACCCACAACATGCAGCAGGCGTCGCGCATCTCCGACCAGACCGCCGTGTTCCTCACCGGCGGCCAGCTGGTCGAGTACGGCGACACCGACCAGATATTCGAGGACCCGCGGAGCCAGCGCGTCGAGGACTACATCACCGGCAAGTTCGGGTGA